CCACTTCTGAACCTCCAGCACCTCCCCCCCCTTCTTGGCGGCGACTGTGCGAAGTCCGCTGATCTCTGTCTCGACACCATCCTCCGTGAGGGCTGGGTCCAGAATGACAATTACCTCGTGCTGGTTCACTCTCTTCACCTCCTCCAGATTACGCTATTAGATCCTGACGGGAGCCTCGGACGTTATAGCGGTTCATCGCCGCCTCGAGACTTTCCTGCAACAGCGCCTCTACAGCATCGGCGGCCCGTTCTACCACCACCTGTATCGCGTCACCCTCACGTTCCTCGAACGGCCCAAGCACATGCTTTACCGTATCCTGTCCCTCCCGAGGCCGTCCGATTCCCACCTTGACTCGCAAAAAATCAGCGCTGCCCATCGCCTCCAGGACGGAACGGACACCCCTATGGCCCCCGTGACCACCGCCAACCTTGATCCGTAGCTGAGAGGTAGACAGGTCCAGGTCGTCATGAACTACAATAATTCGACCAGGCTCAAGGCATAAGGCCTGCTGCCACCTGGAGACAGCGAATCCGCTATCGTTCATGAATGTCAAGGGCTTAACCAAAAGAACCTGCACCCCATGTAGGGAGCCTCTCATAAAAAACGAACGGTACCGGCAATGATCGAGGGCCATGCCAACCCGCCCGGCCAACGCTTCCACCACTCGAAATCCCACATTATGGCGACTCGCTTCATACTCCGGACCGGGATTGCCTAAGCCCACCACCATCCACAACGAGGCACCTCGCTAAGCGGGCTTTCCCTTTCCGCCCTCCTGCTTACCCTCTTTCGCCTCCTTCTTACCAGCCACCACCTCTGGCTCAGCCGCTTTCTCCTCCGTTGCAGCCGCAGCCTCCTCAACCGCCACCCGCTGAATCATTACCGCAACTACCGGCCTGGCGGGATCATCAAGCACCCTGATGTCCTCTCCCACGGTAAGTTCGCTGACGTGAATGGTGTGGCCAAGATCAAGACGACTGACATCCACCTGGATGTGACTGGGAATCGCCCCGGGCAGGCACTCAACGCTCACCTCACGTAGATGCTGCTCTAAAATACCTGCTCTCATCTTAACACCGACGGCTTCCCCTACGAGCCTGAGCGGGACCTGAACCCTGATTTTTCGCTTCATGGAGATCTCAAAGAAATCCGCGTGCAGCGGCTCCCATCGTACAGGGTCTCGCTGTAACTCCTTCAGAATGACAGTCCTTGATCGCTCAGCATCTCCCTCCAGGGAGAGGGTAATCAGGACATTCTCACCCGCCCCGGTCCCCAGGAGCTTCAGCATTTCAACGGGATTGACTGTCACCGCCATCGGTCCGGAACTACCGCCGTACACAACGGCCGGAATCAGCCGCTGTTGCCGAAGTCGTCTCGCAACTCCCTTGCCAAACCGCGTCCGGACCTGCCCTTTCAGCACTGCTTCTGCCATTGCACCCTCCTTCTCACGAGCATCTCACGAGGCACAGGTGGAACCCCCTCCTCGTACCTACACATCAGATCTACTATCCTCACTGTCAGACGAAAAGGCAGCTAACGGATTCCTCTTTGTGGATGCGGCTAATAGCCTCCCCCAGAAGGGGCGCCACAGAGAGAACGGTCAGTTTTTTAGACATTCTACCATCGGGAAGCGGGATGGTATTCGTGACAACCACCTCTTCGAGGGCTGATCCATCGATCCGCTCTACCGCCGGTCCAGAGAGAACTGGATGCGTACAGCTCGCAAAGATTCGTTTCGCTCCCTTTTCAAGGAGCGCCGTGACCGCCTGCGTGAGGGTTCCGCCAGTGTCGATCATGTCATCCACGATGATCACGTCCCGACCCTCGACGTCTCCAACAATATGCATTATCTTCGCCTCATTGGGCCGTGTCCGACGCTTGTCGATAAATGCCAGTGGGCTCCCCAGGCGCTTGGCGAATGCACGGGCTCGTTCCACACCGCCTGCATCCGGAGAGACCACCACCGCATCCCCCAATCTCCGCTCCTCGAAATACCGGAGTAACACCGGAGCGGCATAGAGATGATCGACTGGGGTCGTGAAGAAACCCTGGATCTGTCCGGCGTGAAGATCCATCGTCAAGACCCGATGTACCCCCGCCGCCGTGAGCAGGTCAGCCACCAATTTCGCGGTGATGGGTACGCGAGGTTGAACCTTTCGATCCTGCCGCCCATAGCCGTAGTATGGCATCACGGCTGTGATCCGCCAGGCCGACGCCCGCTTCAAGGCATCGATGATCACCAGCAGTTCCATCAGGTTCTCGTTGACGGGTCGGCAAGTGGGCTGGATCACGAAGACGTCGGCGCCCCTGACATTCTCACAAACCTGGACCAGGATCTCGTCATCAGCAAAGCGTGTTACCTCGGCGTCACCCAGCGGGACGCCGAGGTAGTCCGCAATCTCTTGTGACAAGGCTCGATTGGCGTTGCCGGAAAAAAGGATTAACCGGTCAGTCATCAGACGTTCTCCGAATACCGCATAGTTTCTCCTGCCTCTATACACTCGACGGCGGCCTGCCGCCACCTGCTGGCTGGGGGGCGAGGACTCGAACCTCGATGTGCAGCTCCAAAGGCTGCCGGATTACCCTTATCCGACCCCCCAACAGCGGTCAGTGGTCAGCCAACAGGAAGAGGGGGTTTCTGTCCAGCGTGCGGCAGGCAACAGCGGTAATTCCGCTCTCGACCAAACTCGAGGCTACCCGCTTGGCCATCTCGGCCTCTCGCATGACGCCGAAGACAGTTGGCCCGCTCCCGCTGACCAGGACCGGACTTGCACCCAACAGTAACAACCGTTGCTTAAGGTTTGCGACCGCCGGATAGGCCTCAAGAACCACGTCTTCCAGTCGGTTGAAACAATGCGACAGCGCAGCCTCCTCCTGGCCAGACTCAAACAAAACGCGCATTGTAACCCCGGTTTTATCGGATGTCAATGGCAATCTCAGTCGGCGATAGACCGAGGCCGTAAGGATCTCAATTCCGGGATTGGCAATGACAAGCCATCGTGGCGTAAGCGCGGCTAGCTCTTCTACCCGCTCCCCTCGCCCCCTCACAAAGGCGGCCTCCCGACAAAAGAAAAGGGGAACATCGGAGCCCAGCACAGATCCGAGACCTATCAACTCCTCGCGAGGCCACCCAAGGTCGTACAATAGGTTTAGCCCCCACAGGGTCGCCGCAGCGTTGCTCGATCCTCCCCCCATTCCTCCAGCGATAGGAATCTGCTTCTCAATCCGAATGCTCACTCCGCCGTGCGTGCCGCTGTGTCGCAGCAGCAGATCGGCCGCCCGGTAGCACAGATTATCAGGTCCAGACGGAACCTTGGGATTCTTGGCCCAGATTGTAATACCGCTCGTACGGCGTTCCAAGGTGATGGTATCGCTTAGCTCGGTCAGGACCGCGATCGAGCAGATCTCATGGTACCCATCGTCGCGCCGCCCCAGAACCTCTAAAAAGAGGTTAATCTTAGAAGGAGAAATCAGCGTGACCTGCTTCATGTCTTACGGGAACCTGAGCAATGGGGCCAATCCCGCATCCAGGTTCACCACCTGCGCCCCTTGGGTCGGCTGCGGGATTCGAAACAGCTCACGAGGCAGCTCGATATTCAGATTGTAGGACCGGTACGATACCTCCATCGCCACCTGCTTCAAGGGCTCCTCCAAGATGAGCGAACGCAACCCGTGGCCCGCAGGAGAGTACCGAAATCTCAAGCGGAGTGATTGTCGGTCGTACAACTCCCCCCTCAGAAGGCTCAGGTCGTCATCGGATAACCAGAGGCGCTGCGTGAAGGACGATTCCTGCTCTCGCAGCAGGTAAGCGTGATCGCCATCCGGGCCATAGAGTTCTGTCTTCTCAACCTGAATAGAAAGGGGCGGTAACCCAAGCAGTAACCGCGCCAGATGTGCCGGTGCCACGCGAAATCCAGTGACCGCGGCAACGCTATCAGGCGTCGCACTCCCCTCTACGAATATGTTCTGCAATAGTGCATGCGCGACCAGTCGGTGTCCGTCGCTCAAGACAACCAATGACGTGAACCCACCCCAGCCGATGTTCTCCAGTCGAATCAGATCTGGTCGCTCGATGGCGGCTACCCATTGACGATACTCTTGCGTCCCCCCGTACCGCACTGTGATGTCGAGTACAGCCTTCAGACTTGTGACCGCAGCCTCACGCTCCTGTAGGGTATGAAGAATTTCCTGCACAACTGGCCGCGAAGGGCGCGGTAGATCCTTTTCCTCTACAACGAGATTAAGTGCATGGGCGCATCCACTCAGCACTATTCCGATTATCAGCGTCAGGGGGCGGAGAGATGGGCGACCGATCATCCACCCTCGCTAGAGAGCACGTCCAGGGCCTTTCTGAGCTTGTGCTGGATTGTCTCGTTGCTGCTGTCGATGGCGAGGGATCGTTCCCACTCCTTGATCGCCTCACGGGTCATCTGCTTTCTGAAGTAGACGTCCCCGAGGTGTTCAAAGATGGTAGGATCCTCCTTCTCGGTGAGTTCCACGGCACGCTTCAGTTCAACCAGGGCTTCGTCCACCATCCCCTTCTTATAATAGGCCCAGCCCAGGCTGTCTACGAAGGCCCCGTTATCGGGCTGAAGTTCTAACGCCCTCTTGACCAGGACGATCGACTCATCGAGATTGATCCCCTCATCGGCAAACATGAAGCCCAAGTAGTTATACGCATCAGCATTCTTTGGATCGACCTCCAAGAGCTTACGAAAGGTCGTTTCGGCCTTGTCAATGTGACGACTCCGTTCAAAGGCCGAGCCGAGTTGATAGAGATAGGCGGCATTGCTCGGTTCCAGACCGAGAGCGCGTTCAAGTTGCGCTATGGCCTGAGCATAGCTTTTTTGCTGGAAATAGATCAGACCCATCAGGTACGGAATGTTGCCCTCATTCGGCCTGAGGGCTCCCGCCGTAGAGAGCAGATCGTTTGCCTCGGCATACCGTTCCTTCTGGCTGAAGATGTACCCGCGGTGGAACAGCGCGTCGGGATAGCGTGGACTGTCCCTGGGAATCTGTATCAGCTCTTCGAGGGCCTCATCCAGGCGCTTGTCATCCTCAAGAATCAGCCCCAGATAGTAGCGGACCTCGTGGTTGCTCGGTTCTTCTTTGAGGATATCTCGAAAGACCCCCATGGCCTCGGCGTATGCCTTCTTTTCATAATAGATAAATCCAACCCGCAGCTTGAATGAGCGATTGCCCGGCTCCTGATCGAGCAGCAGCCGATACTCGATAAGGGCGGCGCCCAGGTCCTTCCGTCTCAAGTGAAGCTGAGCCAAACGCTCCCGAAACTCGCCATTCCTGGGATCGCTCTCGATCGCACGTTGGTACATCTCCCTAGCCTCGTCAAATCTCCCCTGCGCCTCGAGGCTCATTCCAAGCGCCGCCAACGCAGGATCGAAGTCTGAATCGCGCTCCAGGATCTCTTGAAAGAGTTGGCTGGCCTGCTCCGACTGTCCCTCCTCCAGGTAGAGACGACCCAGGTTATAGCGGGCAACCAGCGAACCCGGATCAACGTCCAGTGCCCTCCGGTATACAGCGATTGCCTCCTGCGCTCGTTTGACCTCCGCATAGAGGGCCGCGAGCTGCAGGTATGTCTCGGTCCGGCTGGAGTTCAGGTCGACCGCCTCACGGAGGTAACGTTCGGCGACCGGAAGGTTATGTAAGCCTTGATAGACGGTAGCCAAGAGCAGGTGGGCTGGAAGGTTCTTCGGATCAAGGGCGAGCGCTTCCTCTCCCGTGTTAATCGCACTTCGAGCGTCGCCTCGCTTCATGTACAGGGAAGCCAAGTGATTGTGCATGACAACAGATCGGGGGTCGGCGTGCAGCGCCCCCTTCTGCCATGTGATCGCTACCTGATAATCCCCTGTTTGCTCTGCCAGCAGGCTCCTCATGAATCGGTAGTAGGCCTCGGCCTTTCCTTCCCGCCCGGTCCCTTCGGCCACGGAAGCGACGGCAGCCGGGGGCACCCTACGGTTCCCTGCAGCTTCAGGCTCTACCGTCTGGGCGGCCACGTACCCTTGACCGAACACAGCCAGCCCCAACAATCCGCAAAAGCATTGTCGGACCCACCCTAACCAAATCATACTCATCCAGCTCCGCACGCACTCTTCCAGGGGCTGGTAACTACGATCGCCCCGTCATTTCCGGTCTGAGCCTAGCAGGTCTGCAGGTCGGAGTCAACGTCGAATACCTCGGGTCGGGTCGCTGTTGCGCACAGCCATCGATGATGGCCAGCAACGATTCTCGACCCTCCTCAGACTTCGCAGAAAACGGGAGAATCTCCCGAAGATCACTCAAGCTCAAGGCATGGGCGGCATCGCGGATCTGCGCGTCGCGGCCCGTCCGTCGAAGCTTATCGATCTTGGTGAGAACGGGAACCCAGCCGATGGAAAAATTGTCCAGTAATCGCTTCATCTGAAGGTCCTTCTCCGTGACCCCTTGTCGCGCATCAATAAGCACAATGACAGCCCTGAGGTCACGCCTCGCAGCAAGATACCCCTCGACCAGTGGTCCCCACGCCCGCCGGATCGATTCAGGTACCTTTGCGTAGCCGTAGCCAGGAAGATCAACCAGATAGAAGTCCTGGTTCACCAGGAAAAAATTGAGAAGTTGCGTTCTGCCTGGTGCGGCGCTGACGCGGGCAAGCCCACGGCGGCGCAGCAGACAGTTGATCAACGAGGACTTGCCGACGTTAGAGCGGCCCACGACCGCGATCTCCGCTCTTTGCTCACGCGGGAGCTGGGCGAGCGAGGCGACGCTTATCACGAACTCAGCAGAGAGGATTTTCATGGTGTCAGTATAGCATAGCTTCCCCGCCGTTGTGAGGGTGTAGCCTTCCCCTGCGCCTTTCCCCTTGACCCGTCTCAATCCCCGTGATACTCCTCAGGCGACTAATGCTTTTCGCAGTTGGTTGCAAGGGAGGATGTATGGCAAAGATCGCTGTATTGTCAGGAGATGGGGTTGGGCCGGAGGTCGTCCGGGAGGCGATGAAGGTCCTTGAGATCACCGGAGCCCGTTTCGGCATCCCCCTGGAGTTCGAGGAGGGGATCGTCGGGGGGGCAGCCATCGATCGGGAAGGGACGCCGCTTCCGCTTCGGACGCTGAGCCTCTGCAAAGCGTGCGATGCGATCCTCTTCGGCGCGGTCGGTGGCCCCAAGTGGGATAGCCTGCCGGTGGATCGCCGGCCGGAGCGCGGTCTGCTCCTCCTCCGCAAAGAGCTGGGGCTGTACGCGAACCTCCGGCCAGTGAAGCTGTTTGCCCCCCTCGTAGATGCCTCGCCACTGAAGCGCGAGATCATCGAGGGAGTCGATCTGATGGTGCTGCGCGAGCTGACAGGTGGTCTCTACTTCGGTGAACCGAAGGGGATCGACGCCCTTCCCAATGCCCAAGGGGAACGAGCTGTAGACACCCTCATCTACACGACACCGGAGATCGAGCGAATCGCCAGGATCGGATTCCAGATCGCCGCGCAGCGCCGGAAGCGACTGACTTCCGTCGATAAGGTCAATGTGCTGGCCAGCTCCCAGCTCTGGCGGCGTGTCGTCACCGAGACGGCCAAGGAGTTTCCTGGCATCGAGCTGGACCACATGCTGGTGGACAACTGCTCGATGCAGCTCATCCGCGATCCCCGCCAGTTTGACGTGCTGCTCACAGAGAATACCTTCGGAGACATTCTCAGCGACGAGGCCGCCATGCTCGCCGGTTCTATCGGGATGTTGCCTTCAGCCAGCCTGGGAGATGGGCCAGGGCTGTACGAACCGATCCATGGCTCCGCCCCCGACATCGCCGGGCAGGACACAGTCAACCCCCTTGCCACCATCCTGTCCGCCGCAATGCTCCTGCGCTATTCACTCCACCACGAGTTAGCAGCGGCCGCTATCGAGACTGCGGTAAGCCGGGTACTCGAGGCAGGGTACCGAACGCCAGATATCTGGCAACCTGGCCCCGCGGTACTCGTCAATACGGCACACATGGGTGACCTTGTGGTCGAGAGCCTTGTGAAAGGCTAAGCGTGCCTGGAAGGGGTGTTGTTAAGATCGAAGTGCGGGAGGATGTGCGAAGACGTCGCGGGATAGGCGCTGCGTCACTGTCCGTTAAAGCGATGACACTCGGATGCGGCGGCGGATCAGATACCAGACTACAAAGACGTTGATCGCAAGCGCAACCCCGTAGGTGAGGCGGAACGACCGGATCACCTCGTACAGCTCAATTGGAATGAAGAGCCCCGTCACACCAATCGTCAGCCAGTCAGCCCATACCAGTCCCAGGTGAAGTCCCCAGGCCATGGTCAGCAAAAGGGCTGAGTACAGAATGGTCACGAACCCTATCGCAACGATCTGCTTCGAAGAGATTCCGGTAAGCCATCCGAGTAACTGCAGGAGATAATGGTTCTCCGGATCGACGCCCAGCGAATCGGCCACTCCCTCTGCCAGGTCGGAAATGTCTTTGTTGATCAGAGCAAAGACACCGAGGCTGATCAGCAAGAACAGGACCCCGCCAAGGACCTTGAGGGCAATGATGGTCCGCAGGGCCCCATCTTTTGAGGCAGTCGTCTCTGGCAAGGGCGCTACCCTCCCGGCCTCGTGCCGTAGGACCTCAGGGTGGACAGATTAAGTAGTCGCAAATATCTTCGCCAAAGCCGAATGCAGACCGGGATAGGGTGAGGTCAGATCGCGGGAACACTGACCTCAAGCGGACAGGGCAAAGAAAACATCGGCGACGAACTGGCCAGAGACTGGCACTTTAGAATGTTCTGCTGCCATCTCTGTGAACCGCGAACCGTTAACGCCCAAGCTTGCTCAGCCGCTCCTTCGCCATCCTCGCCTCCTGCGACTTTGGGAACTGCTTAAGCAGATCGTCGAGAACCGTACGTGCCCTGGACTTATCCCTCATCTCGAGATACGCATACCCCTGTTTGAGCATGGCGCTCGCTACCTTTGGATTATCCGGATGCTGCTTGGCAAGTAGCGCAAACTCCTTGATCGCCTGGCCATAGTTCTTCTGGCTGTAATACGACTCGCCAAGCCAGTACCGGGCATTCGGAGCGAGACTAGAGTCTGGGTAGATCTCGATCTGACTTCGGAAACCGTTGATCGCTAATTCATAATGGCCTTTCGCATAATCGTTCAGGGCATTCCTGTACAGCTCACCGGCACTCTGCACGCTAGTCACCGGTTGAGGAGCCGGGGTCTGGGGTGGAGGCGACTCCGCCGTTCGAGCGGCGGGGGACGGGGCCGTAACCTCTTGAGCCGAGGCCTGGGTGGCCGGCACAGGAGGAACAAGGGGTGCCGCCATGATCGGGGTAACAGCAGGGGACAGGGGCTGCGCCCCGGCGCGAGGCAAGGCGGCAGGGCCAGCGAGTGGCTTTCCCTTAGTCGGTTTTCTGGCTTCGGTCAGGGCCAGTTGTGCGGTTGCGTTTACCTGCTCAATTGCAGCGTTAGTCTGTTGGGCCATTTGTTGGAGCGCGGCCGTCACTTGCTTTGGAGTCTGCTGGGAGGCGACTACCGCCTGCTGAGCTACGGCTGTCGCCTCTTGTGAAGCAACAACGGACTGATTGACCTGTTTGTCAAACCCGTTCACTCGTCGGCCGAACTGATCAAGCTGACGCCCAAACTCATCAACTCGCCTGTTCGCCTCTGCGATGCCATGGCCAATCCCCTCGGTTTGCCCCTGAGCCAAGCGCACTCCGGTTGTCAACTCGTCCAGCTTCACGGTGAGAGACGCCTGAGACTGAAGGAACCCCTGTCTTTCCTGTCGTTCCTGGGCGACCTTCGCCGATTGGCTCTTAAGGTCCGCGTCCAACCTCCCTAGCCTCTCCTCCAGAGCCGCCCGCCCGCGCTCACTCTTTTCCAGGCGCCCCTCGATCTTCTTGAGCCGCTCCTCGATAAACACTCTTGAGCCTTCATCGGTCCTGGCGACGACTGCCACCTCGCTCCTCACGGAGTCCACATCCCGCTGAAGCATGCGCAGAGGCAAATCCCCCTCGCACCCCATAGTCAACACACTAAGGGTCAGCGCAGCCGCTAGTGGGAGATGCAGCCTCATCCCCTTCTCTCTGGCATCGGCCATACCGCGTGTCTCGTTATTTCGCACTAACGGCAAAATGGGCTCGCCGATTCCACTGCCAGGCGGACTCGTCGTGCCCAAGCACAAATGGGCGCTCCTTCCCGAAACTGATTGAACTGATTCGATTCGCCTCGACCCCGGCAGCCATCAGGTAATCGCGCGTTGCTCTGGCTCGCCGATCACCAAGCGCAAGATTGTACTCACTGGAGCCGCGCTCGTCGGTGTGACCTTCGATGGTCACCTTGGCTGCAGAGTTTTTCCTCATCCATTCAATGTTCTCGCTCAACAACTTCTTCGAGTCCTCTCGAATCGCGGCCTGATCGAAATCGAAGTAGATGTCTTTCAATGCCAGCACTGGTGCCTTGACCTCGGCTGCTGTTTCCGGCCTTACCTCCGCCTCAGCGATATTAGCCTCCGGGACCGCACCGGTCTCGGCGGTCGGCCTGGCTTCCGGCAACTGGGCCGCTACCTCAGTGGGGGACTTCTCTGCTGGAGTGGCAACTTTGGGCACCGGTGGAGGCGTCGGCGGAAGCACCGGCATACCGACCTCGCTTTGCGGCGCGATCGACCTCGGAACAGTCTCTACGACCTCTGGCCGCTTCGGACAGCCTGTCAGAAACAATACCATAAGGGCCAATGTGAGAGTAGAACCGACCCGTGCTCGCTGCATCCATCTCATATCGAAGTCCTCCTTTTGTGCTAGCCAACGATCCTTTATACGCTATCCCGCCAATGTTTCGGTCATGCCTTCACGATGCCCCCTGAAAAGAACTGCCTATCCTCGCCTACGGCGACCAGTCGGCGAGGTAATTTTCCTTTCCATCCTTGGTCAATTGACGCTGATTCGATCCATCGGCCTTCATAATGTAAAGATGCCGATGACTATTCCGCGTCGAGGTGAATAGAATATGCCGCCCGTCAGCCGACCACGACGGCTCCTCGTTATTGCGCGAATTCGACGTCAACTGGACCAGTCCCGTACCGTCGGGATTGATCAGGAAGATATCGAAGCTTCCACTCTGTCTACCCACGAATGCGATCTTATCCCCCCGTGGGGACCATCGAGGCGACACGCTATAGTTTCCAGCCCCGAAGGTCAGACGCCGGACATTGGTCCCTTCGATATCCATCAGGTAGACCTGCGGTGTACCGCCACGATCCGAATTAAATACGATCTGCCGTCCGTTAGGAGCGAAGGATGGGGAGATATCGATCTGCGGCCCCTGCGTAAGTCGACGAAGGCCAGTCCCGTCCGGCCGGACAAGAAAGAGGCTGGTGCCCATACCGCTGCTCATCGAAAAGGCAAGTCGCTCTCCATCCGGAGACCAAGCCGGGGCAACGTTGAGCCCAGGGTTTGACGAGATCTTCTGACGCCGGCCGGTCTCCAGATCGATCACGAACAGGTCTGGATTCTGATCACGATAGGAGGTGTAGGCGATCTTCTTGCCATCAGGAGACCACCGCGGCGACAGGTTAATGGAGTGATTACCGGTGATGAGGATGGGATTATATGCATCATAGTCCATGACGTAGATCTCTTTGGCGCCATTCACGGAGGAGACATACGCGATCCGCGAGGAGGCGATCCCTTTTTCTCCAGTCAGTCGGAAGACGATCTCGTCTGCCAAACGATGCACCATTGTCCGCAAGGTCCGAGAATCCCCAACATATCGCTTCCCGGAAAGCATCTCGCCCTTCGTCACCTCAAAGAGCTGACCTTCCAGGATAAGCTCGCTACCGCGAGACGAAAGCTTTCCAACCACCACGGCTTGGACCTTCAGGGAGTTCAGCGCCGATAACAACCCCTTCTCCTGCCCGAACTCGACCTGGGTGGCCTTGACTGGGAGGAACGACGAATCAATGACGTCGAAGATCCCCCCGCTCTTCAGGTCATCGGTCAGGATGGCGCCCGCCTGGGTGCCGAGGTCATCCGCCTTGGCGCCGGCCATCAGCGGCGGGAAGCCTACGACCGCAATGACAATCTTCTGTGCCTCCTTTCGAACAATGTCTACGGTATATTTTTCCTCTGCGGAGAGGGCCGGAAGCGGAAGCATCGCCATAACAAATAGCCCGAAGACAAAGAGCGCGCTACCCGAGCTTACGCAACGGTAGGATCGCATCAGCTCTTCTCTCCCACAAATGTGAAGCGCAGGTCAAGTGAGAGCGCCTCGGCCTTAAACAGTGGAGGCAGCGGCGGCAGTGGGCTCGAGAGACCGACGGCGCGAACTGCCGAGTCGTCAAGCAGACGGTCTCCCGAGGACGACCCGACGGCGAGATTGCGAACCTGCCCGGAACGAAGGATCCTCATGGAGAGACTCACGCTGGCCGTCGTACCAGGACTCATCTTTGGCGGCGTCCAGTTACTAGTAATTTTATCTTGGATCAGGACGAAGTAATAGGCTAACGCCGGATCAGTGTTCCCCACCGTTATCCCGGTTTCCGTAGCCACACCGATACCCTGGCCAGCTCCCGCTTTTGTAAGATCACCGACCGGCGGAGCGATTACAAACTGAGAGATGGCAGGAGCGGAAGTCACCTGTGGAGCGACGATCTTCGAGGGAGCAGGGGGCGTCACTACAGGTGCAACAGGCTGGCGCTCGGATGACCGGTGCCTATCCGGGAGGGTCATCTCCTCGGTCCGCGTTCGGGCGGCGTGGGGTCGTACCGCCGCCCCCGAAATGCTCGGATTGGGAAGCGATGGTAGCGTGAGAACATCCCGCGGCTGAGCGACGACTTTCGCCGTTGCGGTCGCGATCTTCTGCCCTGCCAGGAGAGGAGAATCCGGCTTCTGCTTACTGTCTATCTCCTGTAGAGACGCGAGCGTCACTTCGTAGCTGACCGGCACCTTGAATGGTTTACCGTGAAGCCACTGCGGGACATACAACACCGCAAGCGCCAGAAGTCCATGGAGTAAAAACGAGAGACCACACGAGGACGACCCTTCCGGCAAAGGGAGACGCCTCCCAATCGCTCTCACCGCCACACTACCGTCCCTTCGCCACAGGAGGAATCGGTTCGGTCACCATCCCCAACCGTTCAATGCCGGCCTTCTTCACCGCATCCATGACCTTCACGACAACACCGTAAGCCACTCCTTCATCCGCCCGAAGGAACACGGCAGCTTTTGCATTGCGTTGTCGAAGCCCGACAAGGATTCCCTCCAGACGGGCAAGAGTGATGGGCTGATCATCCAGGTAGACGGCCTTCTCCTTGGTAACCGTCAGCATCAGCCGTTCCTCAGGCCCGACATTCTTGGTCTCGGTCTTCGGCACCTTGACATCGATCCCCCTGAGCATCATCGGCGCCGTAACGAGGAAGATGACGAGGAGGACCAAGACCACATCGACAAACGGCGTGACGTTGATCTCAGAGAGTGCACTGCCCCCTGGTCGCTCACCCGAACCGGTACCCGATGAAACCATCGCCGTCAGCGGCTCCTTCCCAGAATCCGTTCAGCCAAGGTAAGAAATTCCAGACCGAATATCTCCATCTCCGTTGCCTGTCTTCTAACTCGATTCAAGAAGTAGTTATAGGCGATCACCGCAGGGATGGCCGCCCCCAGTCCGGCCGCCGTAGTGATCAGGGCTTCTGCGACCCCAGGCGCCACAGCGCCTAAGTTCGCAGAACCCGCCTGACCAATGCTGGCAAAGGCATCCATAATTCCCCATACCGTCCCAAAGAGACCGACGAACGGCGTCACGTTACCTGTCGTCGCCAGGAAGATCAGATAGCGCTCTTGTTGCGCAACCTCCTTCATACTCGCATGGCGGAGGGTCCGGCTGATGAGCTCGAGTGGCTCCTTGTAAATGGGTATTT
This genomic stretch from Candidatus Methylomirabilis limnetica harbors:
- a CDS encoding TonB family protein: MAVRAIGRRLPLPEGSSSCGLSFLLHGLLALAVLYVPQWLHGKPFKVPVSYEVTLASLQEIDSKQKPDSPLLAGQKIATATAKVVAQPRDVLTLPSLPNPSISGAAVRPHAARTRTEEMTLPDRHRSSERQPVAPVVTPPAPSKIVAPQVTSAPAISQFVIAPPVGDLTKAGAGQGIGVATETGITVGNTDPALAYYFVLIQDKITSNWTPPKMSPGTTASVSLSMRILRSGQVRNLAVGSSSGDRLLDDSAVRAVGLSSPLPPLPPLFKAEALSLDLRFTFVGEKS
- a CDS encoding ExbD/TolR family protein, with amino-acid sequence MVSSGTGSGERPGGSALSEINVTPFVDVVLVLLVIFLVTAPMMLRGIDVKVPKTETKNVGPEERLMLTVTKEKAVYLDDQPITLARLEGILVGLRQRNAKAAVFLRADEGVAYGVVVKVMDAVKKAGIERLGMVTEPIPPVAKGR
- a CDS encoding MotA/TolQ/ExbB proton channel family protein; the encoded protein is MSWTLIFMKFGVFRRGQRESTQFLRIFRSAKNLTAVFEESKRFAKSPIVSVFQEGYRELSQMVKGGQGPANQGPDANELRAMVAEIPIYKEPLELISRTLRHASMKEVAQQERYLIFLATTGNVTPFVGLFGTVWGIMDAFASIGQAGSANLGAVAPGVAEALITTAAGLGAAIPAVIAYNYFLNRVRRQATEMEIFGLEFLTLAERILGRSR